The DNA sequence GATTCCCGAATACCTTACGCGCTTTGTCTCCTTGAAGGAAAGTGAGAAACTCTCGCGCCAACTCGGGGTGGTCAGTATGCCCGAGGATCGCGGCGGGGTAGGAGATCTTCGGTCCCTCTTCAATTGGGACAGTGAAAAGTATCTTAACGGCTTCCGGGTAAGCTTTGGCGTCGGTTTGATAGACGATCCCGACGACGTCATGGTTGGATCGAACCTGAAATAGGGCCGAACGCACGTCGGTCGCCGGGGAAATGCGGTTTTGTAGCAGGTCCCACAGAGTATCTCCGGGACCGGCGGAAAGCCCTTCCAGCCATTGCTGGGCATAACGCCCGGCCGGGACGGAGGCCGGATCACCAATCGAAAGGTAGCGGAAGGGTTGATCGATAAATACGGAGGGCGATCCCCATCGGTAGTTGGCATTGGGGTTCTGGATTACGACAAGTTGATTGGAGAGGAGGGAAATGCGAGATCCAGCAAGGAGGAGATTGGCGGATTCGACTTCGTTCATCCACTTTCGGTTGGCACTGAGGAACACGTCGGCTCGTGGAGCCGCGAGAATCTGGCGCGCCAAGGCACCCGAACCCGCGAAATTGAACACGAGTGAACAATCGGTTTCTTCTTCGAACAACTCTCCGATCTCCGTCATGGCATCGGTTAGGCTGGCTGCGGCAAAAACGGTCAATTCCTGTGAGGAGGAAGCTTCTTGTCGGTGGCAAGAAACCAAAGAGACGCTCACAATCGTGAGGAGAAGAACTCTCAGGAGGGTCATGGCTGGCTATGTGCAGATTTCAGACCAGCCATGAGGTTTGGCGGGCAAATTCACGAAGGAGATTGAGAAGAACTCGCTCGAGAGGTTTCTGATCGGTTCGACTCGCTGACCAATTTTCATGGAAGACGTTCATGTGCAAAGGGATTCTCGTGGGTGAGAATAACTAATTTTCCCGATTAGAGAAATTTCTATCGAAAGTCGGAAACGCTGGTTTCACGAAGTTATACCGAATTTAGTAAGTTTTGACTGTTATGGTGCAGCGCAGAATCGAAGCAGCGCAAGGCGCAGGGATCGGATTCGTATCGAGATACGCTCCGATCCCTGCAACGCCGCGACCTTCGATTCTAGGCGCATCCCCTTGGGACGGGCGGGAAATGAGCCTGAGCAGCGTTGGCCCAAATGGCACGGGTCGCAGACCCGCCTCCAATTGGGCCGCCTCGCTCAGGCTCATTTCCCATCCCGCCATAACTATCAAAACTTCCTAAATTCGGTATTAGTTTTTCCGTGTGCAAATTCTGCCCACTTCCAACCTTCGTCGTTCGTTTCAGAATGTTATCGAGCTCGGCTCAATCGTTTTGGGAATCATCCTTCTGGCTGGACTGCTCGGTTGAGAGTTTGACCACTAGGGGATCCGTAGGGTTGTCGAGACTCCGGCGTCGTCGTTCTGGTGGATCGTTAAGGTGCCATTCAGGTGCTCACAGATTTCCCGAGCGAGGGCTAGTCCGAGTCCGATGCCTTGCTGCTCCTTTTTCTTCCGGCCAAACTGGACCATGGCTCCGACTTTTCGGATCTGCTCGGGAGTCATCCCTTCACCCTGATCGACAATCTCGATGAGAGACTCTTCGTTATCCCGGGAAAGGGTGACGGTCACGTGAGTACCAGCTTTTGAGAACTTGAATGCATTGTCGATCAGCTCGCAAAAGGCTTTTCCAATTAAGCCACAGTGTTGGGAGGTCGCGATGCCTCTCGGTAGGTTTAGCTTGAGGTCTTCACTACGGTGATGATGGGTAGCGATCGAATTTGCCAGAGGGAGGAGGTAGAGGTGGAGATCTTCGGGGTCGGAGTTCGAAGGCGATTCTTCGCTCGAGCTTTCGCGAAGGGACCGGAGGCGGGAGTAGAGACTGAGGTTCTCCGCAACATGGCGGAGCCGGTCTCCACTCTCGCTCATTAGGTCGAGATACTCTTGGATCTCGGCGGCCTCCAATTCTTGCCAATGGTCACGGAGGAGTTCCGTAAGAGTGCAGATGCTATTGAGAGGAGTCTTGAGCTCGTGCGGGATCATGGACGAGATCTCATCGCTCAACTGGTTCCATTCGCGGCGGGAGACCTCCTCGCGTTTGCGGAGTTTTTCGAGCCGCGTCTCCACGGCGCCAATGAGTTCTGCTGCCCTGAAAGGCTTGGCTAGGTAATCGTCGGCCCCGAGCTCCATTCCCTTGCGCACCTCGCTCTTTTCATCATGGGCGGTCAGGAAGATGAAAGGTGTGGTGTTCAGGCCCGGATCGTTGCGGAGTTCGGCAAGAACCTTATAGCCATCTTTTCCAGGCATGTTGATGTCGCACAAAATGAGGTCGGGGCGAAGGGTCGAAGCCATCTCCAAGCCTGCAATTCCGTTTTCAGCGGCAGCGACCTCGTATTCTTCATATTCGAGAATGTCCCGGATATTCTCCCGAATGCTTTCGTTGTCTTCAATGATGAGAATCTTTTCTTTCGGATTCATGACGTCGGTCTTCAGATTTCGGCAATAATTAGGCGGCCGGTAGCCTGAACGAGAACATCGTTCCTTGTCCGGGTTCACTTTCGACCCGAACTGCGCCCCCATGGGAATCGATGATCTTTTTTACGATGGTGAGCCCCAAGCCCGTACCGGGAATATTGCGGTGATCGGTGTCTTCCGAGCGGAAAAATCGTTCGAAGAGTCGGGGGATATCGGTTGCGGGAATCCCGATGCCCTGGTCTTCGACGAAGACATAAATCGACGGGTCGGGCTGCTCCTCTGACGAGGCGAGTGGGTTGGTTGAATCTTTATCAACGTCTGCGAGGGTGATGGTAACGGTGCCTCCTCCGGGTGAATACTTTAGGGAATTGCTCAGGAGGTTGTTGAACACCTGCTCGATTTGCCCTGGATCGCCGACTGTCTGGGTGTGAGGAGTTTCGATCTTTAGGTCTACGCGGGATCTCTCGTTTTCCGAATCCAAATTCTCGATCGATCTTTTGGCTAGCTCGACAAGGTCAATGGTATGTCGATTGTGCTCTTGGCCAGCTTCCAATCTGCCGAGATCGAGGAGGTTTTCGACAAGCCGTTTCATATCGTCCATGGTTCGCTCCATCCGCGCGAGTTGCCGTTTTTGTTTGGCAGTCAGATTCTGTCCGCGGTGCACCAATTCGATTCCCAGCATGAGGGAACCTATCGGGCCTTTTAGGTCGTGCGAGACCGTGTGAACAAACTCACTCTTTATCGCGTCGAGCTCCTTCAGGGAGGTTACATCCCGGAAGACCGCGGCCCAGCCGAGGATCTCGCCATATTCGGATTGGACAGGGAAGAGAGTTGCCTGGGCCACTCGTTTCTCGCCGAAACAGACTTCTGCCGCATCTCTCCGGTCTCGAAACAGATTGGCCGTTTCGGGGGAGGCTACGACCTCTTCGATGGGGGAGCCCGGTGCAGAATCGACGTCCGTCGAGAGCAGTGGGGCCGCCGCAGGATTGGCCATGAGGAGAATATTGTCCGGATTTACGAGAAGAAACGCGTCCTTCGAAGCTTGGAGAACGGCTCGCAGGGTGAGTCGCTCGTCAGACAGTTCCTGATACAGCCGGGAATTTTGGAGAGAGCTCCCGACCGCAGCGCTAAGGGCCTGGGCCAAAGCCTCATCGTCCTCGGTAAATGCAGCGGAAGTTCGTGATCCAAAGGCGAGCGCTCCTATGATCTCTTCTCCTTGCCGGATAGGTGTGACCAGCGTCGATTCGATTTTGGCTTCGTGCCAGAAGGTCTCAGCGCTAACTCCTTCTAGGCGATCATTGCGCTGAGTTCCGTCACCATTCAATACGGAGCCACAAATGCCTCCGGAAACAGGGAACTCGGATCCTTCGGTGGTTTGGTTTCCCGCGAGAACATGAGTTCGAAAATAGTCGGGTTTCTCGGATCGGAGGCATATCGCCAGAAAGTCATGAGAGATCAGGGCGGGGGAGAAATCAGCAACCACCTGAAAAATGTGACTGGGGATAGGGGAAGTGGCGAACTCCTCGAGAACCGTTGTCAGGGTTTTGAGCTTGTGGAGAATCATGCCAGGCAGCGTTCGCGAATGATGGACATCATCTCTTCGATCTGGGGAATGGGATCAATCGGGCCGACGACGGTTTTGTGTTGAATGATGCGTCCTCGATCGATGAGGAATAGCCCGTGCTCAACAGCAGTAGCTGCGTGGTGGTGAAGTCGCCGGAAGAAATTCCGATTGGCGACGTCGAGATAGACGCCTCGGGCGGTGGTTCCAATCTCGCCGGTTTTTATGGAAGTGGCGAGGGTCACTACTGCGTTTTTGGCGGCGTCGAGAGCTCCCCGATCCCCGAGCCCATAAACAGCGTAGAGTCGCTTGTCAGGGTCGCAGACAAAGGGAAACGGGGGGATGTCCGATCCGAAGAAGCGTTGGGCGGAGGAAGAGAGATTGGGGGCAACTTGAATCAATTCAGCTCCGACCTGCTTTACCTGATCGTATCCCCCGATGAACTCCATCATGTGGCTGCGGCAAAAATTGCACTGAAAGCCTCGGGAAAACCAGAGGAGGACATTCTGGCTTTGGCAAATTCTTTCGAGATCGATCCGCTGCCCATCCAAACTGGAGAGGGAGAAGGTCGGGGCCTCTGAACCGATGTCCCCAGGATCGGGGCTGTTGCCGGCGTTCGGAGAGTGAGTGGAGTCGGGCATAACGAAGAAAGCAGTTCTAGTGATTAAGGGGGTAAATATTCCTCAGATTGCAAATCATGGGGGAGAATGGTTGCCCGGAAATACCCCGATCGAATCGGGGGTTCCGCGCTTTCGGTGCACCCGGCTACGGAATGGCGCTAGGCTAGAGTCGAAGGCCATCGGAATCTGTTAATCCTTGAGAGCTGCGTGGAGGATCTCCACAGGATGCAAAGCGGTGCGTCCAGTGCCGTCGTGGATTTGGTGTCGGCAGGAAGTTCCCGGAGCGGCGATCACCGTTTCCTCCGGGGTATTGCGGACGGTCGGGAAGAGAACGAGATTGCCGACCTTTTGGGAGAGTTCGTAATGCTCCTTCTCATACCCGAAGGATCCCGCCATACCGCAACAGCCGCTGGGAATGACCTCGACGGAATAGTTTTGCGGAAGCCGGAGAGCTTCGACGCTGCCGGATGTCCCGACCAGAGCCTTCTGAAAGCAGTGGCCATGAAGCTTGATGGCTTGGTGGCGGTCGGTAAACGAATCGCTATGGATCCGCCCAGCGGCGGCTTCACTGGCTAGGAAGGTTTCCATCATCATGCAATGAGGAGCCATTTCGCGAGCGGTCTCCTTGAGGTCCGCTTCGGCGAGATCCAGGGCCTCGTCGCGGAAGGTAAGGATGCCGGAGGGTTCCACGCCGACCATCGGTTGCTCGGCCGTGACTTTACCCTGCAGCGCCCGCAGGTTCCCATTGATCAGCTTCTTGGCTTCGTGGACCAAGCCTTTTGAGAGCCAGGTGCGTCCGCTCTCTCCGTGTTCTGGCAATTCCACTGCGTAACCCAATCGCTCCAGCAGTTCAACGGCCTTGATGCCGACATGGACGTCGTTAAAGTTCGTGAACTCGTCGTTGAAGAACCAGACCTTGCCGACCTTGCCCGCGTTGGCGTGCAGTTCATGCTTTTTGAACCAAAAAGAAAAGGTGTGCTTCGGGAGGAGTGGAATTGTGCGGTCAGGATGAAATCCCACCATCGGGTTGAGAATTCGGCGAATCCAAGAAGTCCCGAACAACAGGTTCCAGGCCCAAGGGGCTTTGGCGGCAAGCTTTTGAGAACGGGCAAAGGAGGCAATCATCTTGGATCGCAGGGGAACTCCGTTGATCTCGTAATAATGCTGCATGAACTCGGCTTTGAGTTTCGCCATGTCCACTGTGGAAGGGCACTCCTTTTTGCAGCCTTTACAGGAGAGGCAGAGGTCTAGGACCTCTTTTACATCGGGATTGTCAAAGACGCTTTTCCGGGCCTCCTTCGGGCCTCCAGTGAGAGCGTTACGCAGGGTATTGGCGCGGGCTCGGGTCGTATCCTTCTCTTCGCGGCTAGCCATATAACTTGGGCACATGGTGCCTCCGGCTAGTTGAGTTTTGCGACAGTCGCCGGAACCATTGCACATTTCGGCGGCACCCAGCATGCCCTTTGTCTCCGACCAATCAAAGATCGTCGCTGGCTCTTTTGTGACCTGTCCCGGCTTAAACCGGAGAGAGCTGTTCATCGGAGGCGTTCCGACGATCTTGTTTGGATTGAAGATTCCTTTTGGATCCCAGCTCTTTTTTACGGCTTGTACCAGCGCGTAGTTCTTTGCACCGATCATTGTTTCGAGGAATTCTCCCCGCAGCCGACCGTCACCATGTTCGCCGGAGAGGGAGCCGCGGTATTCGCGCACGAGTTCGGCAACCGTCTGGGCGACTTCGCGGAACATTCGATTTCCGTCCTCGGTCTTCAGGTCAATGATCGGGCGGAGGTGGATCTCTCCCGATCCGGCATGGGCGTAGTGAACGCAGCCCAGGCCAAAGCGTTCTTTGAGCCGACGGTTAAACTCGGCGATGTACTCAGGCAGATCCTCGACACGTACGCAGGTATCTTCGACGACGGGCACCGGCTTGGCGTCTCCGGGCATGTTCGAAAGCAGTCCGAGGCCCGCCTTGCGAAGATTCCAGATCTTTACGGTGTCTTCGCCGAAGAGAACTGGGTAGGCATAGCCGAGCCCGGCTTCCCGCATTTCCGCCTCCAATTTTTTCGTGACTTCCAGAACCTGTTCTTGGCTGTCCTTCCGAAACTCAGTGACCAGAACTGCACCCGGTTTGCTCTCGATGAAAAAGCGATTTTCCCTGTGCTCGATGCTCCTCTCGGTGCACTCGAGGATATAGTGGTCGATGAGCTCGCAGGCGAAGCACTCGTGGCGGATGGCCAGTTGCGTCGCCCGGAGGGCTTCGTCAACGGTGGCAAATTGGGCACAGAGAAGTCCGTCCACCTTCGGCGGTAAGGGATCGCAGTGGAGCTTTACCTCAAGAACGAAACAGAGTGTTCCCTCGCTTCCGGCAATCAACTTGCCGAAATGAAAGAGTTTTTCGGAATTTGGATCGAAGCACCCCGCATCCATCAGCAAATCGAGGGCATACCCGGTATTTCGCCGGGGAATGTCTGGATGGGGGAAGTTCTTGCGAATCTCTTCTTGGTTTGCGGTGTCGCCAAGAAGGTCCCGGATCTCTCGGTATATCCGAGTCTCCAGAGTTTCGGGACCATCGCATTTGGCCGCAAACTCATCCGGAGTGAGAGATCCAAACACTACTTTGGATCCGTCGGAGAGAAGGGCAGTTACTTCCAGAACGTGGTCTCGGGTGCTGCCATATTTAATCGAGTTGGATCCACAGGAATTGTTCCCGAGCATTCCTCCGATCATGGCGCGGTTCTGGGTCGAGGTTTCCGGGCCGAAGAGAATGCCGTGTGGGCGGAGGGCGTCGTTGAGTTCGTTGCGGATGACGCCCGGTTGGCAGCGCACCCAGCCTTCCTCTCCGTTGATCTCTAGGATGTCTGTGAAATGTCGGGATACGTCGACGACAATGCCGTGACCCACTACCTGTCCTGCCAATGAGGTTCCGGCTGTGCGGGGGATGATTCCTACCCCTTGCTCATGAGCGTAGCGAATAATTTCGATCAGATCGTCTTCTGACCGCGGTATCGCCACGGCGAGCGGCATTTCCTGATAGGCGGAAGCGTCAGTGGAATAGATCCGACGTATGAATTCGCCTGTGTGGAATTCGCCTTCGAGTTGCTGGGCCAATGTTCCAAGTCCTTCGACCGAGGGGGAAACTGTCATGAAGAACTTTCTGACGGATTCGTCTCTTAATGGCGAGACTTTGGATGAAAAATTATGAGAGAAAGGGCGTTCTAAACGACAGGGACAATTCCCCGGAGGGCGATTCTTCTCAATCGCCGCAGGTATTTTTCCATTGGATAGCGGAGGCGAGGGTTGCTAGGATTCTTTCCATGAAAAAAGTAGCAGTCCTTCTCTCTGGCAGTGGGGTTTATGACGGTAGTGAAATCTACGAGGCGACATTTACTCTGCTGGCGTTGGAAGAGGCCGGGGTGGACGTGACCTGTTGCGCTCCGGATATACCGCAGATGCACGTCATCAATCATGTCACGGGCGATGTTGCGGAAGGCGAGTCGCGCTCTGTGCTTGTCGAGGCGGCTCGGCTGGCTCGCGGAGAGGTGACAGATTTGGCCAAATTGAGTGAGGCGGAGTTTGACGCCCTGATTCTTCCTGGAGGATTTGGGGCCGCCAAGAATCTTTGCGATTTTGCAGTGAAGGGCCCCGACTGTCAGGTCGAGCCGCAGGTTGCGGGGGTCGTTGAAGCGTTCCACGCCGCTGGTAAACCGATCGGGCTCATGTGTATTGCACCCGCGATCGGGGCGGCTCTTTTCGGAGGCAAGGGCATTCGGCTCACGATCGGAAACGACGCCGATACCGCCAGCGGGCTTCAAGCGTTGGGTGCCGAGCATGTCGATTGCCCGGTGGACGAGATTGTCGTGGATGAGAACAACAAGGTAGTCACGACTCCCGCCTATATGCTCGGGCCGAAGATGGCCGATGTGAAAGCGGGCATTGATAAGCTCGTGGCCAAAGTTTTGGAAATGGCCTGACGGCGATGCGCTTCGATGTTTTGACCCTTTTCCCGGCCATGCTGGAAGGTTTTTTGGCCGAGAGTATGGTCGGGAAATCCATCCAGCGAGGTATCGTGGAGGCCGCTGTCCACAATCTGCGTGATTGGACCACGGACAAGCACCAGATAACCGATGACCGCCCCTTCGGGGGAGGTGCAGGAATGGTCATGAAGCCGGAACCGATTTTCTCGGCCATTGAGGAGCTTCGGAGTGAGCAGAGCACCGTCATTTATCTCGCCCCGGATGGAGAACAACTCAGTCACTCTCTGGTCATGGAACTGGCGGCCAAGCCGCATTTGATCCTCCTGAGTGGCCACTATGAGGGGATCGACGAGCGGGTGCGGGAGAATCTCATCGATCGGGAGATCAGTATTGGCGACTACGTTCTCACCAATGGAACTCTGCCAGCCGCAGTTTTGATTGACGCAGTGGCCCGGCAACTCCCCGGAGTCCTGGGGGAGGCCCAATCGCTGGAGCAGGATAGCTTCTCGGACGGATTGTTGGGGCTTCCACAATACACCCGTCCCGCCGAATTTCGCGGGATGAAGATTCCGGAAGTTTTGCTTTCCGGCAATCACGCCAAGATCGAGGCTTGGCGGCAAGAGCAGCGAAGAGCGCGGACGGCGAAGCGACGGCCGGATTTGTTGTAGAGATGGCTGTGGCCATTCCTCTCCCTGCAAAAAGAAAATAGGTTCCTAACGCGAATCCCATGTGGGGTGGTCGCTTCAGCGCCACCCTTCGCGATTAGAAACGGCTCTCTCCAAGGCGCAGGAGAGGCGGAGCGGAAGCGCGATAAGCGATTTCGATTAGCCCCCGGCGAGTGCCGGAAGACTCTGCCACATCGCAAGGAAGGGCGATCTTCCTTTCTTCTACGGAGCGATGGTATCGAGAAGGGCTTGGACGCAGTCTATCCGGGTCTTCGGGCTGAGGCCGTGGCCGCCATTGAAGATGAAGCCGGGATCGCCTTTGCGGTTTTCGAGAATATTGGCAGCGGCCGCCCGGACATATTCGGGATCTGTTTCGAGAAGAATCGGGTCGAGATTTCCCTGGATGGCGATGTTGGGTCCGATAGTGGCTCGGGCTTGGGAGAGGGAGGTAGCCCAGTCGATCGCGATGGCTTCGGTCCCGACCGTCACTTGATCCGTGAGGCGGTTGGCCGCGCCTCGTGAGAAAAGGATCATCGGCTTGTCGCAGGCTTCCTTGATCTTACGGATGGGATCCAGACACCATTCTTCGTAAAACTCGCTGGGACAAAGTGCTGCCCAGGAATCGAATAGTTGAATTGCATCCGCCCCGGAGGCGCATTGCAGTCGGACGTAGTCGGTACAAGCGGTGGTAATGCCTTTCAAGAGGAGGCGGGCACTGTGCGGGTCGCGGTAGAGCATTTCGCGCAAGTTGCGGCCTTCGCCGGGAGATCCACCTTCGACGAGGTAGAGCGCGAGTGTCCAGGGCGCTCCGCAGAATCCGAGAAGGGTTTTCTCTTCGCCCAGCTCTTTTTTCAGCATTTGTAGAGCCTCCCCGACATATTCGAGACGTTCGGCGGCTCCTTCGGGAGTCAGTGAATCCACCTCGATTTCAGAACGGATCGTCCGCTCCAGTTCGATTCCGCCTTCATCGCGAAAACGATAATCAACCCCGAGGGCTTCGGGGATGACAAGAATGTCACTGAAGAGAATGGCCGCGTCGAGCTGGGGGAAACGCTTGAGCGGTTGCAGAGTCACCTCTGTCGCCAATTCGGGTGTGCGGACCATCGTCCGAAAATCGCTCTCTTCTTTCAACGCACGGTATTCGGGAAGATAGCGTCCAGCCTGTCTCATGAGCCAGACGGGGGGGCGGTCGAGATTGCGACAGGCGAGTGCGTCGAGAAAACGTTTCCTTGAAGTGGTCATGAAGATTGCTCGTTGTTTTCGAGAGGATGGGTCGGCGCGAGCCAGTCCCGTGGTCGTAGATATCGCTCGGTCAATTGTTCTTCTGGGGAACCGGGTTCGGGCGTCCAATTGTAGGACCAATTGGCTTCGGCGGGAAGCGACATGAGGATCGATTCCGTGCGTCCTCCTGAGGCGAGCCCGAACTTTGTGCCGCGGTCATGGAGTAGATTGAATTCTACGTAGCGGCCCCGCCGGAGGCGCTGAAATTGTTTCTCTCTTTCGCCGAACGGAGTGGATGCACGCCGATCCAGAATACGAAAGAAGGACTCGCGGAATCCGTTTCCGACCTCAAGCGAGAAGGCAAAGGTGCGCTCAAATCCCAATTCTGAAAAATCGTCGTAGAAAATACCTCCGATCCCTCGGCACTCGTCGCGGTGGGGAAGATAGAAATACTCATCGCACTCCCGCTTGAAGGATCGGTAGAGGCCAGGCTTGGCTTGCTCACAGATGTCATGGGCCGCCTGGTGCCATTCCACTGCATCCTCGTCAAAACCATAGCAGGGTGTCAGGTCGAAACCGCCGCCAAACCACCACTGGATCGATTGCTCTTCCAGAGCCGGGAGGACGAAGAACGCGCGGACGTTCATGTGAGCGGTCGGTGCGTAGGGGTTCTGCGGATGCAAGACTACGGAGACTCCCATCGCCTCGAACGGTCGCCCGGCAAATTCGGGTCGGCGAGCAGAGGCAGGAGCGGGTAGGGCGTCGCCGCTGACGCGGGAAAAGTTTACGCCTCCCTTTGAGAGGATTTTGCCGCCTTCTACGGCCCTTGAGATTCCACCTCCGCCGCCGGGGCGTTCCCAGGAATCCTCACGAAGGATATCCGATCCTTCCCGGTTCTCGATCTCCCGACATAGGTCATCTTGGAGCTTTTGAAAAGCGGCTTGGACCTGGTCCGGATCGGGCTGTGCGCTTTGGATCACTCTGCGATCGGGAGATCTGCCGCGAGCTGGCGTCTGCGTGAGTTCAGAATCGGGAAAAACCCTTCGCTCTGGAGGATCTCTGCAACCGAATCGGAGAGCAGGAATTCGAGGTAGGGAGCGAGGAACCGGTATTGGCTTCGCGGGACACAGACGTAATAAGCGAGGGCCAACGGGTAATCCCCGTAGTTCACATTCTCGAGGGTCGGGCCGAACGAGACGCCGCCGTCTTCAGCTTCGATGCGGAGAGCTTTCAGCTCGGTGGAAAGGGGCAGGGTGTCGATGACCCCGATCGCTCCGTCATTATTGCTGACGAAGGATTCCAGTTGAATGGAAGAGTCGTATTCTTGGATGCCGGAGCGGATAGGTTCCCTGTCGAGGAACCGGGCGCTGAACAAGTCGAGGACGGGGCTCGTTCCGGGGTTGGCGTAGGCAGCCTGAATGTTCCGGTTCTGCCAAGCGCCGGAAAGGCCGAGGTCCGACCACCGGGCAATCGCGTTTTCGGTCAGAGATCCATAAATCCCGCCAATCTGTTGCCGTGTCAGGGACTTCAGCGGATTCTTCCGATTGACGACAACGGCTCCAATTTGAAACGCGAAGGGCAGGACGGGGAAGTCTAGCTCCGTCGGATCCTGATGGGGCATGGCGACCAGAATCAGGTCGGCCTCTCCTTCGTAGAAATCGCGAAATGCGAGAAGACTGCCACCCAGTTGGATTTCGAGCTGGTCGCCTTCTTCGCTCGCGAAAGCTTCGAGAGCTTCGACGAGAGCGGGCGGAATGTAGTCGGACCCTTCGATGCGGACGACCCGCGCTTGAAGTACGGAACTGAGTGCAAGAGTCAGGAGAAGAATTTGGGGGAGAATGCCTTTCATGAGTGAGAGATTAAGATTCGAGGAGTTCGGGCCAGCGTGCAAGTTTGCGGTGGAGAGTACGGCGACTCATTCCGAGGAGGTCCGCAGCTTTCGTCTTGTTGTTGCCGGTTTGCAGAAGGGCGTTCCGCAGCAAGCGCTTTTCATTCTCCTCGACGGAGAGAGGGTTGGCCGCGAGTGTTTTGGAATTGCTCGTCGGAGTTTGTTGTTCGCCGAAGAATTTGCTGTCGAGATCGTACTCAGTGACCCGACTGCCCCGTTTGAGAATGACCGTATTTTCGCAAAAGTTGCGCAGTTCCCGGATGTTCCCCGGCCAGCTATATTTCTGGAGGACCGAGAGTGCTTCGGGAGAAAAGGTGACGGGCGGGACTCCGTTTTCGCGGCTGAAGTTAGCGACATAGTGCTCAAGCAGGAGCGATATGTCGCCTTCACGCTGGCGGAGTGGAGGGAGATCGACCGTGACGACGTTGAGCCGATAGAGGAGGTCTTCGCGGAAATCGCCTTTGCGCGCCA is a window from the Puniceicoccus vermicola genome containing:
- the modA gene encoding molybdate ABC transporter substrate-binding protein; this translates as MTLLRVLLLTIVSVSLVSCHRQEASSSQELTVFAAASLTDAMTEIGELFEEETDCSLVFNFAGSGALARQILAAPRADVFLSANRKWMNEVESANLLLAGSRISLLSNQLVVIQNPNANYRWGSPSVFIDQPFRYLSIGDPASVPAGRYAQQWLEGLSAGPGDTLWDLLQNRISPATDVRSALFQVRSNHDVVGIVYQTDAKAYPEAVKILFTVPIEEGPKISYPAAILGHTDHPELAREFLTFLQGDKARKVFGNLGFVVQSSPH
- a CDS encoding hybrid sensor histidine kinase/response regulator is translated as MNPKEKILIIEDNESIRENIRDILEYEEYEVAAAENGIAGLEMASTLRPDLILCDINMPGKDGYKVLAELRNDPGLNTTPFIFLTAHDEKSEVRKGMELGADDYLAKPFRAAELIGAVETRLEKLRKREEVSRREWNQLSDEISSMIPHELKTPLNSICTLTELLRDHWQELEAAEIQEYLDLMSESGDRLRHVAENLSLYSRLRSLRESSSEESPSNSDPEDLHLYLLPLANSIATHHHRSEDLKLNLPRGIATSQHCGLIGKAFCELIDNAFKFSKAGTHVTVTLSRDNEESLIEIVDQGEGMTPEQIRKVGAMVQFGRKKKEQQGIGLGLALAREICEHLNGTLTIHQNDDAGVSTTLRIP
- a CDS encoding ATP-binding protein, whose protein sequence is MILHKLKTLTTVLEEFATSPIPSHIFQVVADFSPALISHDFLAICLRSEKPDYFRTHVLAGNQTTEGSEFPVSGGICGSVLNGDGTQRNDRLEGVSAETFWHEAKIESTLVTPIRQGEEIIGALAFGSRTSAAFTEDDEALAQALSAAVGSSLQNSRLYQELSDERLTLRAVLQASKDAFLLVNPDNILLMANPAAAPLLSTDVDSAPGSPIEEVVASPETANLFRDRRDAAEVCFGEKRVAQATLFPVQSEYGEILGWAAVFRDVTSLKELDAIKSEFVHTVSHDLKGPIGSLMLGIELVHRGQNLTAKQKRQLARMERTMDDMKRLVENLLDLGRLEAGQEHNRHTIDLVELAKRSIENLDSENERSRVDLKIETPHTQTVGDPGQIEQVFNNLLSNSLKYSPGGGTVTITLADVDKDSTNPLASSEEQPDPSIYVFVEDQGIGIPATDIPRLFERFFRSEDTDHRNIPGTGLGLTIVKKIIDSHGGAVRVESEPGQGTMFSFRLPAA
- a CDS encoding redoxin domain-containing protein is translated as MPDSTHSPNAGNSPDPGDIGSEAPTFSLSSLDGQRIDLERICQSQNVLLWFSRGFQCNFCRSHMMEFIGGYDQVKQVGAELIQVAPNLSSSAQRFFGSDIPPFPFVCDPDKRLYAVYGLGDRGALDAAKNAVVTLATSIKTGEIGTTARGVYLDVANRNFFRRLHHHAATAVEHGLFLIDRGRIIQHKTVVGPIDPIPQIEEMMSIIRERCLA
- a CDS encoding FAD-binding and (Fe-S)-binding domain-containing protein; the protein is MTVSPSVEGLGTLAQQLEGEFHTGEFIRRIYSTDASAYQEMPLAVAIPRSEDDLIEIIRYAHEQGVGIIPRTAGTSLAGQVVGHGIVVDVSRHFTDILEINGEEGWVRCQPGVIRNELNDALRPHGILFGPETSTQNRAMIGGMLGNNSCGSNSIKYGSTRDHVLEVTALLSDGSKVVFGSLTPDEFAAKCDGPETLETRIYREIRDLLGDTANQEEIRKNFPHPDIPRRNTGYALDLLMDAGCFDPNSEKLFHFGKLIAGSEGTLCFVLEVKLHCDPLPPKVDGLLCAQFATVDEALRATQLAIRHECFACELIDHYILECTERSIEHRENRFFIESKPGAVLVTEFRKDSQEQVLEVTKKLEAEMREAGLGYAYPVLFGEDTVKIWNLRKAGLGLLSNMPGDAKPVPVVEDTCVRVEDLPEYIAEFNRRLKERFGLGCVHYAHAGSGEIHLRPIIDLKTEDGNRMFREVAQTVAELVREYRGSLSGEHGDGRLRGEFLETMIGAKNYALVQAVKKSWDPKGIFNPNKIVGTPPMNSSLRFKPGQVTKEPATIFDWSETKGMLGAAEMCNGSGDCRKTQLAGGTMCPSYMASREEKDTTRARANTLRNALTGGPKEARKSVFDNPDVKEVLDLCLSCKGCKKECPSTVDMAKLKAEFMQHYYEINGVPLRSKMIASFARSQKLAAKAPWAWNLLFGTSWIRRILNPMVGFHPDRTIPLLPKHTFSFWFKKHELHANAGKVGKVWFFNDEFTNFNDVHVGIKAVELLERLGYAVELPEHGESGRTWLSKGLVHEAKKLINGNLRALQGKVTAEQPMVGVEPSGILTFRDEALDLAEADLKETAREMAPHCMMMETFLASEAAAGRIHSDSFTDRHQAIKLHGHCFQKALVGTSGSVEALRLPQNYSVEVIPSGCCGMAGSFGYEKEHYELSQKVGNLVLFPTVRNTPEETVIAAPGTSCRHQIHDGTGRTALHPVEILHAALKD
- the elbB gene encoding isoprenoid biosynthesis glyoxalase ElbB; protein product: MKKVAVLLSGSGVYDGSEIYEATFTLLALEEAGVDVTCCAPDIPQMHVINHVTGDVAEGESRSVLVEAARLARGEVTDLAKLSEAEFDALILPGGFGAAKNLCDFAVKGPDCQVEPQVAGVVEAFHAAGKPIGLMCIAPAIGAALFGGKGIRLTIGNDADTASGLQALGAEHVDCPVDEIVVDENNKVVTTPAYMLGPKMADVKAGIDKLVAKVLEMA